A single Oncorhynchus mykiss isolate Arlee chromosome 24, USDA_OmykA_1.1, whole genome shotgun sequence DNA region contains:
- the LOC110503772 gene encoding zinc finger and BTB domain-containing protein 44 isoform X3, which yields MCCLTGKEWGAGRSSLRTMYVVLIRSVIDYGSIPYGSAARTSLERLDAIQGQGLRICSGAFRISPRGCITGGDGGYMPLQIRRQQLAINYWVNLQGHGVSHPAKGILPACLEHERRQNTSFGYTKTKMGVKTFTHSSPTHSQEMLEKLNALRNEGHLCDVTIRVQDKLFLAHKVVLACCSEFFRSKLVDRPDEEDKFVLDLHHVTVSGFTPLLEYAYTSTLSISTENIIDVLAAASYMQMFAVASTCSEFMKSSILWSAGSMGQEKPQESALGESASSHCALTSLDSSLSPVSSDCSVMERNIPVCRESRRKRKSFIMMSPESPLKCTSQITSPQMPNPSPSSFSETTTQPVDSSLAFPWTFPFGIDRRFHPDKQPKLPESPRRLDQAGPSEVSRRLSDFLACESSIKAPLSLAGPEEDVRVKVERLSDEEVQETSSQPVSASQSSLSDQQTVPCSEQVQEDLLISPQSSSIGSIDEGVTEGLPSMQSTSNAGGHAEDDERLESLQYPYHLYISPSIRPGTNGPDRPFQCPTCGVRFTRIQNLKQHMLIHSGIKPFQCDRCGKKFTRAYSLKMHRLKHEVISSCPTT from the exons ATGTGCTGTCTGACGGGGAAGGAGTGGGGTGCTGGACGTTCCTCActgaggaccatgtatgttgtATTGATCCGATCTGTAATAGACTATGGCAGTATACCGTATGGTTCGGCAGCCCGGACATCATTGGAAAGGCTAGATGCCATACAGGGACAAGGACTCAGAATATGTAGTGGGGCCTTTCGGATATCTCCCAGAGGCTGCATTACAGGCGGAGATGGAGGATATATGCCATTGCAGATTAGGAGACAGCAGCTGGCAATTAATTATTGGGTCAACCTACAGGGACATGGGGTGTCTCATCCTGCAAAAGGGATTTTACCAGCATGCTTGGAACATGAGCGAAGACAGAACACAAGCTTTGG GTACACTAAGACAAAGATGGGGGTCAAAACCTTTACCCACAGTTCCCCCACGCACAGTCAAGAGATGCTGGAAAAACTAAACGCCTTGCGCAACGAGGGCCACCTCTGCGACGTCACCATCCGTGTGCAGGACAAGTTGTTTCTGGCGCACAAGGTGGTGCTGGCCTGCTGCAGCGAGTTCTTCCGCTCCAAACTAGTAGACAGGCCTGATGAAGAGGATAAGTTTGTGTTGGACTTGCACCACGTCACGGTGAGCGGCTTCACCCCTCTGCTGGAGTACGCCTAcacctccaccctctccatcagCACGGAGAACATCATCGACGTTTTAGCCGCCGCCAGTTACATGCAGATGTTCGCTGTGGCGAGCACATGCTCAGAATTCATGAAGTCCAGCATCCTCTGGAGTGCTGGGAGCATGGGGCAGGAGAAACCGCAGGAGTCAGCTCTCGGGGAGAGTGCTTCCTCCCACTGCGCCTTGACCTCATTGGACAGCAGCCTGTCACCTGTATCGTCTGACTGCAGCGTGATGGAGAGGAACATCCCTGTGTGTCGCGAGTCGCGCCGCAAACGTAAGAGCTTTATCATGATGTCCCCAGAGAGCCCACTCAAATGCACCTCGCAGATCACCTCGCCGCAGATGCCCAACCCATCGCCTTCCTCCTTTTCGGAGACCACCACCCAGCCAGTGGACTCTTCCCTGGCCTTCCCATGGACCTTCCCGTTCGGTATCGACCGGAGGTTCCACCCAGATAAGCAGCCCAAGCTTCCCGAGAGCCCACGCCGTCTGGACCAGGCAGGGCCCTCGGAGGTGAGCCGCCGGCTGAGTGACTTCCTGGCCTGTGAAAGCTCCATTAAGGCACCGCTGTCGCTGGCGGGCCCTGAGGAGGACGTGCGTGTGAAGGTGGAGAGGCTGAGTGACGAGGAGGTCCAGGAGACGTCGTCGCAGCCCGTCAGCGCTTCCCAGAGTTCCCTGAGTGACCAGCAGACGGTACCCTGCAGCGAACAGGTCCAGGAGGACCTCCTCATCAGCCCACAGTCCTCCTCCATAG GTTCGATAGATGAGGGAGTCACAGAAGGGTTGCCCTCAATGCAAAGTACATCCAATGCTGGAGGTCATGCTGAGGATGATGAAAG ATTAGAAAGCCTCCAGTACCCTTACCACTTGTACATAAGCCCTTCCATCCGCCCTGGCACTAACGGGCCTGACAGACCTTTCCAGTGCCCCACGTGTGGCGTCCGATTCACCCGCATACAGAACTTGAAGCAACATATGCTCATCCACTCTG